The following DNA comes from Rosa rugosa chromosome 5, drRosRugo1.1, whole genome shotgun sequence.
ACCAACAAGGTGTCCATGTCCCACTGTAGGGTGTCGTGCCCTCTGCATTAAGGGTCCCTCCCAGAAATTAaataggagagagagagagagagagagagagagagagagagagagagagcaataaTGGTGGTGGGTGTAGAACTGTATACTAGTACGTATATAGTATATAGAGAGGGTTGTGGGCTTCTATAGAGTATTGGGTGCGGTGGGGTTGAGGCTTGACTCAGATATATACGTTCTGTGTTCGTCCCGTACAGGACAAGCATCCTTCTCCTCCAATCTCTCCTCCACACGGGCGCCTTCTATAGTGCCTCGCTTTTTTAATTTACCTGGAAAACCCACCCTCTTTTGGTCATATTACATTTAAGCCACCCTATCCTTTATTTGTCATTCctcttttttggtctgaataTTTGTCATTCCTCGTATCCCATTAATTAACTCATTTCTGTCTTTATGAACCCTAAGGTAGAGTAGCAGCAGTagctttatttttcaaaatagaTTCATATGTATCACCTGCAGctcttgaaaagaaaaaatggttCGGAAGATTAGGGTTTTGGTAATTAGTAGCCGTACGTAATTCATTTTGAATACTAGAAAGTGTGGTCATGATTGTATCAGAGGGTAGTTAAATATGACAATCGTCTAAGATTTTTAAAAATTATACTATTGATTTATACTATTGATCTATATATGTTATATAAATGTGTATAAAAGACCCAACAGTGAATTACACGCGCAACATGTTTTCCATTTGAAAGAAACAAGACATAAATGACATTACAATGCACAATATATTGGTACACGTACAATGTGAATTAGGTCTGTAATGCAAGTGGCACAAAGATTAATGGTACTAAAAGTCATGGTTTGAGGGctgtatataattatatatagagCAGTAAATCCGGACCATCAAGTATTTCCCTCATTCTCATTGATCATGATTTTTACAGTGGCATTGTGGTGAATGTGGGTTCTAAGTTGGTCTGTGTTCAAATCCATCACAATCATTCAGGGAGGGGAAGGGGGCCACTACCACCCTTTAGCCAAGCAATAAAACAAACTCGATGCCATCTCTAGCTTTTGATCGATCTGTGTTCTGTTCTTAATTTTGACTTAGACCACTCCTCCCAGTCTTGCAACCCACACGCTCGCCCACACTGCCATAACCAACACCAgcgccactctctctctctctctctctctgaatccTCAAACTTCCTCTCCTGAGTTATAGCCCTGACTTTTCTATTTTTTACATCATCCGATCCATTCTATCAGTCTCAGACCTTCTCTCTCTCAGGCCAGCCAGTTGTAGCTACTTACTGACGTGCGCAGCTCCACCTCAGCCATGGGCGTACTGCGCCACCGCCGTCACCATCACCATTCAACCCTCACAGCCTTGgctttcctcttcctcatcaccTCAGCCTCCGCCATACGTACTACTCCAACACAACTCGGTAACTAGTCTAGCACTCTCTCGATAACCCACCTCGAAACTTTGTTCCTAATTCTGTAGTAacttatttcatttaattttccAGGTGGGCGACACCAGCAGCCTCAAGAGACCGAAGATGAGGTTGCGGCCGAGAAGAGACTGGGAGGGCCGGGTTCTTCGCCGCCGCGATGCAGATCCAAGTGTGGAAGATGCTCGCCGTGCAAGGCGGTGCACGTGCCCATTCAGCCAGGTCTGAGCATACCTCTCGAGTATTACCCAGAAGCTTGGCGCTGCAAGTGCGGCAATAAGCTCTTCATGCCTTGATCTTAATTATTAGTTTAGCTGCTAATTAgttacacagagagagagagagagagagagagagagagagagctagtaGCTTattaaaaatctcaaatctagCTAGCTCccagtaattaattaattactgaTTGTTTAGCTTTTGATGTTTATATTTTACTCTATCGATTCTTGCTTGGACGTGGGGGACAAGGGAGGTGTTGGGAATGTAAGATTTTGTTTAGATATCCACGCTCTCTATCTCTTATTGTTATGATCCTCATCATGCATCATCGTCCCGATAAtgctatatatatttttctttttctttttaattactAAAAAGTTAATATAAGGGACAGAATGGAAGGAAGTTCTGGGcatgtaattaattaagatGATGAGCTATGGTTATAACTTTAGGTAGTTTTGAAGGCACAAACTTTATAagcaacagcaacagcaacttcatcttctttttcttgctgttcttcttcttctctctgtaATGTAGCTTCAATAGAGAAAGTGATATACTTGGAAAATGGTCTAACAGTAGCTATTGTACTGTACCAAATACCCTATAGAAGGGTTGTACAGCTGGGGGCTTTAACTACATATTGCAAAAGTTTCATTGTATTTTAGTTTGGTTTTAGATAAAATTGAAAGACGACCACGTACTACTTACACAACTTTATTATGTTCTTTCTAGCTATTTCGCTactatttattttctctttttgtagCTTAATTATTTATGGTATATATGTACCTATATTTGGTCTTTCATTTTAGAGGTTTCTTGGTGATATGGTTGATGCATGTGGATTCTGCAATGTGTCTAAGGCTCTAAGCTCACTATCTCTCTGAAATCTGAATGGTGAAATAGTGAACAGTAtattgaattattgagtttttGAAGCTAGCGACTAGTAGTAGTAGACACTAGGCAGACACATGGAATAGGATCACTGATTATGGGTTCCACATGCATGCTGCATCGATGAACTACCATTATTTCTTCACCAGGGTGCATGTAAGCATGTGAATCAAATATGTGTTTACAAATTTCTACAGATTTTTATGTAgttgaagagaagagagagaggtccTTGAGATGGTTTGGTGTCTGTGGGATCCTCTGTCCTTGGTTCATCATCACATATGGCTCCTGCATCATCAACCTCAAATTAAAAGGACAAATCTAAGAAACCACCGCGGTTCTATACCAACACATATTCAAATGAGACTAACAAAGTACAGCTTACTCATTTCCGTCCTCGATCACTATTTCTGATTGGATTTCAGCTAGATAGAATACCGAATACGTTATGAAAGAGATTATGCTCCCATAATGTTTATGAATATATTATGATAATAAGCGACTAAACGAAAATGCACTTCTTAATCATAATTTTGGAGATAAACATACTTATAGGTCGGGACCGTCCCTGCGTCTAGCTTCATATACACGCACAATGACACAATACAGATATGAAGTCATGAAGAATTTACCTGTGGAATTAATTTCAGTCTGTGAATGGATCCAAAAAGACCAGTAAACTTATTCGGTCTGGGTGTTGAGAAGGATATGACAGCATTTATTTCTTTCTACGAAAAAAAGGCTTTCCTCTCGATCCGTACCTACTTGGCTGACTGCTTTTCCTTCTTCTATGAATTTCTTTCATTTTACCCAGTTTGGACAATTACCAGTCTATCCTCGTAAGATCATGGATAGAAATGAAAGTAGTTTAGCCAGCTGAAAAGACAGGAAGATAAACCACATGGTGATGGGCAAATGGGTCAAATCGATAAATCCCGTTGAAATAATGGTAGCTGATGATCTGAGACTGGTGCAGAAACTTGCAGGAGCAGCTGCTTCACATGCATGTGTGTGCAAAGTGCAACTCTGTGGATATCGGATGGGTCTTTGCCAATTTGGCAATAACTAATATTTAGGGCTCATTCCATTGTCCACCTATAAAATCATGTGTACGTCTTTTCCTATATGTCACATGGgccttaaaaaaagaaaaattaatttataaaaaaagaaCGAATATAATAAATCACTCTTATATCTTACTATCAGAGTATGACATACACGAGTTACTATTAAATTACATTCATATTTGACTCAAAAGAATACAAAGACTCATAATCTCGGCTTGTGACATCCACTTAGCTCACAAAGCCAACCAACTCACCCGCGAGACAACATCAACCaaccaaggttttaaatttctccgaaactgccgaaatttcagtcgaaatttccgtaattttgaagtaccgaaacgaaattcatatgctatatcatttccgtcagaagtttcccgaaattttccgaaattttcggtacatttccacgaaattcttaatttctgaaatatcttcacaccgaaattttgtccgaaatttctctaaaatttctgttaaatttttatgtcacctacaatgaatttttacttcatacttttatagagaaaatatgaaattttgattttttttttttttttgcaatcaagttgaatacaacaaaaaatctttttgtttttatctgctacaaagttgaatgctccaaccataacatgatttcctttttgtttcgtctcaaatattgtatgcttcatacactgtaacatcatattaggtaattccacaatatctgatatatggattgcatgtggaaagggaacaacacgtacacatacaataaccatgtgatgaagtacgaaaattatttccaaaattcatgtacttaggagcagtattgtatgatactaaatgaaagcagttcaaccagctaCATCGAACCACATCATAGTAGTttttatattccttttgttgtacttgttcattttcattcacggggttttggttttacgtgccccgccccacccccttgtaattttctaattattaaaaaaagtaaatcatatttacattatcaatatacaacacattatcaatacaaatagataaaaacactagtttagcaacctactacagtactagttaattactcgtccatataaaatatcataattctattataaatgtataattttagagatgttacattgtaaataggtttattataggttagtttagtctatgtaaaagtttcattcaaaaatatcattttataaatgcaattaatttgatttctttatttttaaccgaaatttccaccgaaatcgaaactttctccgaaatttctttaaatttgaagtaccgaaatcgaaaccgaaaccaaaatttgaaaccttgcaaCCAACCCAGATCACAAATCTTGAACCAAAATCAATCCCATCATGAGACAAACTTGTAAACTCTTGTTTTCTTTGGTACACATGTTGTAGACTTTTTGTTTGAATTCGACAAACTCAAATTTGATTTAGctaattatttcaaaaaaaaaaaatcaaaagtcTGATCACCACCATCGTTGTTGACGTTTTTATTCGACAGACTATTTGTCGGTAAACAGAGTAAGAAGATGTGAAcacttttatatatatgtgtgggAAATAGCACGTACATGTTGTCAACTCCCATGCGCACCCTTGGACATGCATGGCTAAGCCTATAGATTATGTGACTGCCTCTACTTGAGAGAATAAATTTAATCTTGCAACAGTTAGTTTgacttatttcttcattttgtttGCAAGTCGCAGATGTTCTGTATATTCTTACAATTTTCACCCATTACTGATTACTGCAAGCATGCTATCAGCTCTGTTTACTGGGTCCTATGTTACTGCGGAATTGACTTGAACTATGTATACATTGTttcaattaaaaacaaacaTGAGAGTATGAGACTAAAAGAACTTACATTAGAAAGAGAATTACCGCACTATGTTTGCACTGATGATCTTTCGTTGAAATGATTCCAAAACCTTCTAAACTATTAACGACAGCAATAACATATTCGATGACGTATTTTTTCATGCTTTCGGCATATTGAAATATcaataaatcaagtaatcaacccATCATATAGTAGTAGACTAGTTTGAGACACTAATACCGGCCTTCCATAACGTATAACAATAGAAAACTAATCCGTCACCAGACTTCTAAGAAAGTTTGATAATTCACGTATTAATCGTAGGTTTTATTAGTTAAACAGAAATGAGAGCGGAAGCGAGGATGCACAGGTTGAATGGAAAACGTAAATGTATATGTATAAATTGGTTTAGCACAGAATTTCTGTGCTATACGAGAGGAATCGTTCCAGGCTCGAGAAAAACAATGTCGTTTAGTTTGGGAGAATAGGAGGAGCAGCAGAAGCAGCGCAACTTCAGATGGGGTTAAGCTAGCACGAATTAAGGAGGCGTACATTATGCTGAAACCATCACTTCACGAGCCCAAGGCAACTgacattttttgttttggtcttTAACAAAATTATTGCCTTGGTTTCCTGGATTGGGTGAGACAATTTGACAAAGAGATATGAGACGGGTGGGCAGGTTGCTCCGAAATACCTACATGAAATTCAAAAATTACCAAAAGACTCGACCTAGCTACTCAATCAGTACGTGGTGAGGTCTCGTCAGGTTTGCCCCATTCCCACGCACATGACCATTCTTTAGTTTCTTCTTTTGGTTTCAGAAgctgcacagagagagagagagagagtgatatTATTTGTGGTTGAACTGATATTTGATTTGACATAGTAGTGCCGTGGTATAGAGACTAGATTTTTAAATGATTTAAGACAGCTTTGTATCAACTTTAACGGGTCTTTTTTCTTTAGATTACGTTGGACTAAAAATATTCGtgatttcacatgatcaattttctattttatcttcaCCAGCATGACAGCATGTATTTCAtttttgttgaaggaaaatcgacttagtgtgccttatcaaactaggagtagtaatagaaGAGAATGTTCTAAAATTCCTAGTtctatttggattagatttccttgtaacattagaacatgtactttgtaatccctatatatagggctcctattctcaataataagatacacaattctctcatcaattctctctcgaatctattttacttaaacatgttatcagcacgagccctaaacctagccctaaaaataaaaacctaaaaaGCGAAAAGAATTCCCATGGATAACCTCGTTGTTAGCCTCGCCAACGCATGCTCCTAGCCCATGCTAACCTCGTTGTTAGCCTCCCGTACGCACGCTGCCCATGCAACCCAGCGCGCTCCCGCGCCTAGCTCGCTAGCATCTGCCCCCAGCTGCCCAGCTCTACGCGCCCCTGTGCCCGCTGCAGCCTTGCTCCGCACGCTGCCACAACAGCTCCTACGCACCCGTGTGCCTGCTGCCCCGCAGCTCCCGCGCGCCTGCTGCCCTTGCAGCGCCCCCTGCTGCTTCAGCATCCCCGCAGTCCTGTAGTGTCCCGCAACGCACCTGCAGCTCTACGTCTCCGCAGCCCTGCAACGCATCACCGCAGCCCTGTTTCCaaacacgcctgcatcaacatgCGCGTGCTCTCAAGTCCCAAATCAACAAGTAAGTATTTAAGCAAGTAAGTATTTAAGaataaagttcctgctttcagCAATTTAAatacttcttcttttctcggggacttgaaaacctcccttcttctacatctcacctttcttataacgtgagTTCGATTctttgaaaagcggaatcgtgggaaTTCACgctataaacgaactaagagcgttcgtaagacttcggactaagagcgtctgtaagcatcgatttatgaccatataaacatcattgtttcggtctaatccaattattcttgtaaatcgatttcttggtagcatagctcggaaatctgatttatattagttttcgtggaagcattgactctgaaactaacttgttcttgtttcatgtTTCAGAATGTCAAACACGAACacactcgattttgttccattggattatgtaggcaaaaggtacttaatatGGGTCattgatgtcgagatccaccttatcgcccgtgatttattgcatactatccaagagctttgtcctatagaaacagctccagaccttcaaattgagaaagataattccaggacacttgccttcatgaaacgtcacatggatagtgacctccagtttgagttcataaataaGGATAGCGCTACAAAactttggcaagcgcttcgcgaacgatatggcaatgttcgtgactccatccttccgaatacagaagcaaaatggaaagatcttcgcttctctgaatttgacacagtcatgaaattttattcggaagccctccgcatcagagtaatgatgcgtctctgtggaaagatgatcacaaaagaccagttgattgagaaaaccctcaaaaccttccctgtctatgctatgaggtcctctgacttattctGGACTCATGTAAAaacaagacggatcacaagttttcaacagcttattgaagctatggccactactgaaagacatggcaacgagcttgtgaaaagagaatttgataggcttcaagatagccttcaagagcatcgtcctatggctagagaaagtcgtcatcgacgtcatgatccatacgatcgaaatgctcaagaaggtaatcgcccaAGGCGACAATcgcacgaccgtaggaggcgtgactTTGAGGGaagaagggttggaaaccatggagccaacgttggccatggtcatcaCTTTCCAACGctaccagtcctagggactatgcatattgcgccaatgcgcctcaatcaagggagaatcctctttatggtgtctatttctgatatggaatgtctgatcaatggacctgaatttgcaatgtacctaagaaggtagtcacatcatggtgatcaagacattgagttcaaaaagactttaaatctggcgatgaagacaaaatgccgcagatttttatttagaatagtcttttattttttccaagaattatgtaatggcaattatgccttaaatcaataaaatgacttattgtattaactctttccctctaagcgtactcaagagtaattgtgatgtctaggcaaggtttgatctgagagaacggttttaaaagtgagcaacgctccaccaaaatctcgccttaccttacctggtcacaatcaaattgaaaatactgaacggattgagtgactacgatttgtctacggtttgatttttatgttggattagattttggtcaagaaactttgatgtaatcattggctattattaataaagtatcgatttattttatctcatgtcgtggacatattttttgaactttattacttcaaagatataagagccaatggttttcatgtgaaaacacattgtgagaatggacaagagttcctttgcatcacctctaatgactaaggacataaacgagtattagagaaacttatgtgtcgatctagtgggttgtatgcaaccactattcgaataattgaatccaatcatgttatgagagatgatttatgggattctgacacatataggctttggcatgaccgtttggaaCACCCaagtcgtgatatgatgatccgtatattaaagacttcacacggacatccatttttcaaaacgaaaagaagtaaaaataaGTTTTTGGACACTAaaagagcccctgcgcctcacgacgccgttcacccccaaaaccggccatccttggccgtcgccgccgtccccctgcggccttaaggtggcattgacgccacaaATGCTCTTTCTACTCCAAATTttgcttctaaagtcaattgtgacttcgtggctcaaccaaaatcctcattggttgtttctaaagcccatcattcgttctgcaaagcctgctctttagcaaaattaggatcgagaccatcctatgcaaaggacactaaagaaaatataccattcttacagagaatccaaggtgatatttgtggacctattcaaccaccatgcagaccatttagatattttatggtgttggttgatgcatcgacacgctggtcacatgtcatgctattgtccacaaggaacgctgcatttgctaaactcctagcacaaataattaagttaagggctcaccacactgatcatcctattaagtctatcagATTAGACaacgctggggagtttacatcaaattttttttgatgattattgc
Coding sequences within:
- the LOC133711040 gene encoding EPIDERMAL PATTERNING FACTOR-like protein 4 isoform X2 gives rise to the protein MGVLRHRRHHHHSTLTALAFLFLITSASAIRGRHQQPQETEDEVAAEKRLGGPGSSPPRCRSKCGRCSPCKAVHVPIQPGLSIPLEYYPEAWRCKCGNKLFMP
- the LOC133711040 gene encoding EPIDERMAL PATTERNING FACTOR-like protein 4 isoform X1, whose product is MGVLRHRRHHHHSTLTALAFLFLITSASAIRTTPTQLGGRHQQPQETEDEVAAEKRLGGPGSSPPRCRSKCGRCSPCKAVHVPIQPGLSIPLEYYPEAWRCKCGNKLFMP